From Musa acuminata AAA Group cultivar baxijiao chromosome BXJ3-8, Cavendish_Baxijiao_AAA, whole genome shotgun sequence, one genomic window encodes:
- the LOC103996399 gene encoding F-box protein At2g26160-like, whose amino-acid sequence MITVSCTTTPTVTTQEDYNGTKEREEMHFRWMIYIERDGWRGEVKMAGAITRRAMWAGLSAHLVNITSKFLRSAADFLRFRSVCRSWRSALPLSRCHLPPQLPILLVISAFEDWITFRLTGDSAGHCCRTGIFAYISCLGSSYGWLILFHEGSKEVSLFNPYTAEAIPLPSLTPLLDKIEQENGNKPDDGATVEHALLSSDPTLHRDFVVIVFLEAVHLRCVTCRPGERSWTANPNSIFLDLRLTIPGEDLSFPMMEVVPYGEGRLCAIYGDNRYWAVLGVDPGPPGRVKVTAWGRLPSCVPHTIPSALVPSAGELLLVTWCHERTANATRDLILRVFRFDPGEMGREAVASEVEDIGDRMLFLGKNHSVSVAARDFTGFQGNAIYYVDYELILGKMMTALCVFRLRSSETAYVFESNELRFTAWWASANLRSYNGSLRGYN is encoded by the coding sequence ATGATAACAGTTTCTTGCACAACAACCCCCACCGTAACAACCCAAGAAGACTACAACGGAACTAAAGAACGGGAAGAGATGCATTTCCGCTGGatgatatatatagagagagatggaTGGCGAGGGGAAGTGAAGATGGCCGGCGCCATCACCAGAAGAGCGATGTGGGCAGGCCTTTCCGCGCATCTCGTCAACATCACCTCTAAATTCCTAAGGAGCGCCGCCGACTTTCTTCGCTTCCGTTCCGTCTGTAGATCGTGGCGCTCCGCCCTTCCCCTTTCTCGATGCCATCTCCCCCCTCAGCTTCCCATCCTCCTCGTCATCAGCGCCTTCGAGGATTGGATCACTTTCCGCCTCACCGGCGACTCCGCCGGACACTGTTGCAGGACTGGTATATTTGCCTACATCTCCTGCCTTGGCTCCTCTTACGGGTGGCTCATCCTCTTCCACGAGGGCTCCAAAGAGGTCTCCCTGTTCAACCCCTATACCGCCGAGGCGATTCCACTCCCCAGTCTTACCCCTCTCCTTGACAAGATAGAGCAGGAGAACGGAAATAAGCCCGACGATGGCGCCACCGTAGAACATGCCCTCTTGTCCTCCGACCCCACCTTACATCGGGACTTCGTGGTGATCGTCTTCCTCGAGGCCGTGCATCTTAGATGCGTTACATGCCGGCCAGGGGAGAGATCGTGGACGGCAAACCCCAACTCCATTTTCTTGGACCTCCGGTTAACGATCCCGGGAGAGGACCTTTCGTTCCCGATGATGGAGGTCGTGCCCTACGGCGAGGGTAGGCTTTGCGCGATCTATGGTGACAACAGGTACTGGGCGGTGTTGGGCGTCGACCCAGGGCCACCGGGGAGGGTAAAGGTCACAGCATGGGGTCGCCTTCCCTCGTGCGTGCCGCACACTATTCCCTCCGCCCTGGTTCCGTCGGCCGGAGAGCTGCTGCTGGTCACCTGGTGCCACGAGAGAACCGCAAATGCGACGAGGGACCTCATCTTACGCGTCTTCAGGTTCGACCCAGGAGAAATGGGCAGGGAGGCGGTGGCCTCGGAAGTGGAAGACATCGGCGATCGCATGCTGTTCCTGGGGAAGAACCACTCCGTGTCCGTCGCAGCCCGAGACTTCACCGGGTTCCAGGGGAACGCGATCTACTACGTTGATTATGAGTTGATTCTGGGAAAGATGATGACGGCTCTCTGCGTATTCCGATTGAGAAGTAGTGAAACCGCATACGTTTTCGAATCGAACGAGCTGCGGTTCACCGCCTGGTGGGCGTCCGCAAACCTTCGCAGCTACAACGGAAGTCTTCGTGGTTACAACTAG
- the LOC135645289 gene encoding thiosulfate sulfurtransferase 16, chloroplastic-like yields MASFAGVSTPFFPTLPSIRRTRRSVPSLKTFIPASKLQAGYQQASSNKRPSFFRHGIGSTATYWNQARVVPTSVPVRVAHELLQAGHHYLDVRTVDEFNAGHATGAINIPYVLKVGSGMTKNPKFLVEVSSVFGKDDEIIIGCRSGKRSLMAAAELTSAGFTGITDIAGGYSAWVQNRLPTER; encoded by the exons ATGGCTTCCTTCGCCGGCGTCTCCACCCCCTTCTTCCCCACTCTTCCTTCGATTAGAAG AACTCGCAGATCTGTTCCATCGCTGAAAACCTTCATCCCTGCGTCAAAGTTGCAGGCCGGATATCAACAAGCGTCTTCAAACAAGCGTCCGAGCTTCTTCAG ACATGGAATCGGCTCCACCGCCACTTACTGGAATCAAGCAAGAGTTGTGCCGACATCGGTGCCGGTTCGGGTTGCCCACGAGCTGCTTCAGGCTGGACATCACTATCTCGATGTTAG GACGGTGGATGAATTCAACGCAGGCCATGCGACCGGAGCTATCAACATCCCTTACGTGCTAAAAGTTGGATCAG GGATGACGAAGAATCCCAAGTTCTTGGTTGAAGTTTCCTCGGTGTTCGGGAAGGATGACGAGATAATTATC GGATGCCGAAGTGGGAAAAGATCACTGATGGCTGCAGCTGAACTTACCTCTGCT GGTTTTACCGGCATCACGGACATAGCAGGCGGCTACTCTGCGTGGGTTCAGAACAGGCTCCCCACCGAACGGTAG